The DNA segment AGCACGGGCGGATCCTGCGGCAGATCGGCGCGGACCGGGTGATCTACCCGGAGCGGGACATCGCGGCCAACCTGGTCCAGGCGGTGCTGGTGCCCAACATCGTCCGCTTCAGCCGGGTGACGCCGGAGATGGGCATGGCCCACGTGGCGATCCCCAAGGGCTACCAGGACGTGCCGCTGGGCGAGCTGGGAACCTCGGGCAAGGTGCGGGTGATCGCCCTGATCCGTCAGCCGGCCGCCGACGCCAAGCCGGGCACCCCGCCCGAGGTCGACGACGCGCCCCAGGCGGTTACCAAGGTCTCCGGCGGCGACCTGTTGGTCCTCTTCGGCAAGAACGAGGAGATCAACCAGGTGGCCGTCTCCCTGTAGTGGAGCGGCCGAACAGCTCCGCCGAGCTACGGGACCTATTATCGACCCCCGCCCCCCTACTGTGCCAGGGCAGGTTGCGGGGGTTGGCTTTATCGCAGATCGAGGCTGGCGGGTTCGAGCGCGTCGGGCTCGGCGGACTGGACGCCGGGATCGAGGTCCACGCCGCCGACCTGCGGGCCACGGTCGGGGTGGGAGCGTCCCTGGCTGACATCGAGGCGGCGGCCGCTGAGGTGGATTTCTGCTTCCTCGAGCTGCCCCTGCTGGACCCCCGAGCGACGCTCTACGATCTGGCCCTCGCCGGGGTGCTCAGCCGCTTCCAGCCCGCCGGGGGCCGGCTGGCCGGCCGGGTGACCGGACTCTGGACGCCGACGCCGAACTCCAGCGAAGCGCTGCTCATCGGCTGCCGCACGGCCAAGGGGGTGGCGGGTTACAACCTGGCCCGCACCGCCCTGCTCTGCCGCCCCAGCCTGCCCGCGCAGCGCTACGAGATCCTGCTGATGCCCCGCCGGGGAGCGTCCGCCTGCTACCGACGCGACTTCCCCGGCTACGCCGTGGCCCTGGAGTTCGCCGTCGACAAGAACGGGCCGCTGTGGCGGGTGCCGGGGCTGACCGCCGTCGAGCTGCTGGCCGACGACACCGGGGCGACGCTGGCCGTCTCCCGGGCCGGGCGATACCCCGACGAAGCCGCCGAAGAGCTACAGAAGCTGGGCTTCACCACCCTCGAACCCGCCGCCTGGCACCGGCGCAAGGCCGGCTTGCTGACGAGCCTCGCCGAGGTCCGGAGCGCCGTCTCCGTCGAGCCCCCGACCCCCGCCGAGACGGCCTACGGCGACCCCCTGGCCGGACCCTGGCTCTACGCCGCCGCAGACAACCCGGCACCGGTACTCAATCCCGTCCTCGAGGAGCTCTGGCCCCGGGCCCGGCTGATCCCGGCGGCGACCTTGGCCTGACTCCGTCGCCTGTTCCAGTTCGACTTGAGTACGGTTCACCGTAAGTACAACGGCCGACAACATGGTCGGCCGTTGTTACGTGGCTGATAACCGTTGGTAACGACTAAAACGCTAGGACCCGGCGCGCTTGTTGCCACGACGGACCGCCGGGTCCGTCGTGAATGCAAGAAGCGTGCCGGGTCCGGCAGCGGGATAAGGCGGCGGGAGGGGGATTAGTTCCCGCCCCGTTTCGCTCGGGCAGGGACGACCAGCGGGTGACTTCAGCGCTCCCGCCGACGGTGGACCAGCTCGAACCGTCGCGCCAGGGTGCCGTAGGCTGCCGCCTCGTCCCGGGTCAGATGGACCCGCTCGCCACCGTCGAAGGGCGACGAGGCATCCCAGGTGGCCTCGATCAGGGCGATGTCGGCCGCGCTACAGATTTCCTCCAAGGCGTCGCAGGGTCCGGAATCGCCGGAGTAGGCCGCGGTTTCCGCGCCTAGCTCGACACGGCAGCCCAGGGCGGGCACCGCTTCACCGACGCCGGCGGCCGTGGAGCCGGCGTGTTCGACGGCCAGGACCTCGATGCTCCAGGACTCGAGCTGGAGGATGTCGCCGTCCTCCAGGGGGGTGAGATCGAAGGCGAAGGAACAATCGGGATACAGGGTCTGGAAGTTGTTCAGCAGACCCTCGGCCTCGAGGCAACCGGCCGGATAGGCCACGGTCAGCGCCTCGTCCCGGCCGATCATCCGCAGAAACCCCAGCACCGAATGCAACCCGCCCAGGTGGTCGAAGTGGCCGTGGCTGAGGACGATCCCGCTCAGCCACTCCGGATGCAGCCCCGCGTCGAGCAGATCGCGCAGGGTGCCGTCGCCGCAGTCCAGCAGTAAGAGGTCCCCGCCCCGGCGGTTCTCCAGCACGATGGTCGTCGCCACCCCCGCCGCCGAGTAGAGCACCCGGACAGCCAGCTCCCGCCCCGCGAAAACCTGTTTGCCGTTGACCATCCGACCCCCTAGCGCAGCAGGTTCCGCGGCCGGAATTCGATCCGCCTGAGTACGAGACGGATCCCCCGACGCCCGCTGAGAACGTTGTAGAGCAGGATCGTCAGATAGAGCCCGGGGATGGCGACCCCGACGGTCCAAAGCCCCTCGACCACGGCGACGTCGGGCGAGGTCATCCCGAGGAGGAACTGCAGCGCCACGGTGATCACCATCAGCGCCAACAGGCTGGGCAGCAGGTAGGCGATCGAAGCCGGCATCACACTGCGCAGGGTCAGCTCGTCACCCTCCTGATCGACCAACAGGCGCAGGCCGCCGCCGTCGGCGCTGACCCGGTTGTAGAGCAGGGCGGCCAGCATCACCAGCCCCATCATGATCACCGCCATCAACGGCGTGCCGACGACGATCGAGATCAGCAGGAAGTTGAACCAGGCCTCAACGGGGACCTCGCCGGCAGCCGCCGCCGCGCCGTCGGTGCCGGGGACCATCCCGCCGCCCTGGCCCGTCAACTCGCCGATCAACGCCCCGGAACCCAACACCAGCAGCAGATAGACCAGCCCCGCCACCAGGAAGGGCACGAAGGCCTTAGGGATGGAGCGAGGCTCGAGGCGGGCCAGACGGGAGTTGGAACCGTCGGCATGATTCTCGGCGGGCAGCTCCAGCTCCAGGCCTTCCCGGTCCGCGTTGTAACGGTTGTAGACCGCGGCGAAGACCACCAGCGGGACGAAGGCGAAGACTACGGTCAGTGGAACGCTGAAGACGAAGAAGAAGGTCGTCCCGCCGCCGATGAGCTGGACCGTCTCGCGCACTCCGCCCAG comes from the Candidatus Coatesbacteria bacterium genome and includes:
- a CDS encoding MBL fold metallo-hydrolase; amino-acid sequence: MVNGKQVFAGRELAVRVLYSAAGVATTIVLENRRGGDLLLLDCGDGTLRDLLDAGLHPEWLSGIVLSHGHFDHLGGLHSVLGFLRMIGRDEALTVAYPAGCLEAEGLLNNFQTLYPDCSFAFDLTPLEDGDILQLESWSIEVLAVEHAGSTAAGVGEAVPALGCRVELGAETAAYSGDSGPCDALEEICSAADIALIEATWDASSPFDGGERVHLTRDEAAAYGTLARRFELVHRRRER